A genomic window from Camelina sativa cultivar DH55 chromosome 2, Cs, whole genome shotgun sequence includes:
- the LOC104721627 gene encoding uncharacterized protein LOC104721627 → MGKKRKSTATSLDEVDRTVYASFRTAANSLSQLYTQSMNHQKLSFQAGERHGLEKLYQWIWRQQEAGSRVTPMDIVNYIQSELECCTEEPPMSPRAPPPQPTMHITHSGLMASSGTSCPLAAPVVRSEQCENQAKNSVFSNALSSPIRRSLQNYQIPQGGYTSGGARSSELNRGSNSPGSIDSSMDMHAE, encoded by the exons atggggaagaagagaaaatctACAGCGACGAGCCTCGATGAGGTAGATCGGACTGTTTACGCTTCGTTTCGCACCGCCGCAAACTCTTTATCTCAGCTTTATACTCAGTCTATGAATCACCAGAAACTATCTTTTCAAGCCGGTGAACGCCATGGTCTG GAAAAACTGTACCAATGGATATGGAGACAACAAGAAGCAGGGTCAAGAGTGACACCTATGGATATAGTTAATTATATTCAG AGTGAGCTCGAATGCTGCACAGAGGAGCCCCCAATGTCCCCAAGAGCACCGCCACCGCAGCCAACAATGCATATCACACATTCTGGGCTCATGGCCTCTTCAGGAACCTCTTGCCCATTAGCTGCTCCAGTGGTTCGGTCTGAGCAATGCGAGAACCAGGCCAAGAACTCGGTTTTCTCAAACGCCCTTTCAAGCCCAATACGGCGTAGTCTTCAGAACTACCAAATTCCGCAGGGAGGCTACACATCTGGCGGAGCCAGAAGCAGTGAACTGAACAGGGGATCTAACTCTCCAGGTTCTATTGATTCTTCAATGGATATGCATGCAGAATAA
- the LOC104721634 gene encoding LOW QUALITY PROTEIN: transcription factor TT8-like (The sequence of the model RefSeq protein was modified relative to this genomic sequence to represent the inferred CDS: inserted 3 bases in 2 codons) — MDGSSIIPTEKSAGAEKRELQGLLKEAVQSVEWTYSLFWQFCPQQRVLVWGNGYYNGAIKTRKTTQPAEVTAEEAALERSQQLRELYQTLLAGESTSEARACTALSPEDLTETEWFYLMCVSFSFSPPSGIPGKAYARRKHVWLSGANEVDSKSFSRAILAKSAKIQTVVCIPMLNGVVELGTTKKVKEDVEFVELIKSFFIGYSNSIPKPALSEHSTYEVHEEVEEEEEEEVEEEMTMSEEMRLGSPDDDDVSNQNLRSDLHIESTHTLDTNMDMMNLMEEGGIYSQTVTTLLMSHPTSLLSESVTTSSYVQSSFSTWRVENXSDHQRVESQWMLKHMILRVPXNTKDKSLPREDLNHVVAERRRREKLNEKFLTLRSMVPFLTKMDKVSILGDTIEYVNHLRKRVHELETTHHEKQHKRTRTSKRKTLEEVEVSIIESDVLLEMRCEYRDGLLLDILQVLHDLGIETTSVHTAVNDGDFEAEIRAKVRGKKASIAEVKRAIHQVIIHNTNL, encoded by the exons ATGGATGGATCAAGTATTATTCCGACAGAGAAATCTGCCGGAGCTGAGAAAAGGGAGCTTCAAGGGCTGCTTAAGGAAGCGGTTCAATCTGTGGAGTGGACTTATAGTCTGTTCTGGCAATTTTGTCCTCAACAACG gGTATTGGTGTGGGGGAATGGATACTATAACGGTGCAATAAAGACGAGAAAGACAACTCAACCAGCGGAGGTGACGGCAGAAGAGGCTGCACTAGAGAGGAGCCAACAGCTGAGGGAGCTTTACCAGACGCTTTTAGCGGGAGAGTCAACGTCGGAAGCGAGAGCATGCACCGCACTGTCGCCGGAGGATTTGACGGAGACTGAATGGTTTTATCTAATGtgtgtctctttctctttctctcctccttcAGG GATACCAGGAAAAGCGTATGCGAGGAGGAAGCATGTATGGCTAAGTGGTGCAAATGAGGTTGACAGTAAAAGTTTTTCTAGGGCTATTCTCGCTAAg AGTGCCAAAATTCAG ACAGTGGTTTGCATTCCCATGCTTAATGGTGTTGTGGAACTTGGCACAACGAAGAAG GTAAAAGAAGATGTAGAGTTTGTTGAGCTAATAAAGAGTTTCTTCATTGGCTACTCTAATTCGATCCCAAAGCCTGCTCTTTCTGAACACTCCACCTACGAAGTGcatgaagaagttgaagaagaagaagaagaagaagtagaagaagagatGACAATGTCAGAGGAGATGAGGCTTGGCTCTCCTGATGATGACGACGTCTCCAATCAAAATCTACGCTCTGATCTTCATATAGAATCAACCCACACgttag ATACAAACATGGACATGATGAACTTAATGGAGGAAGGTGGAATTTACTCTCAGACAGTAACAACACTTCTCATGTCGCATCCCACGAGTCTTCTTTCAGAATCAGTTACCACATCTTCTTACGTCCAATCATCTTTTTCCACGTGGAGGGTTGAGAA GTCAGACCATCAGCGAGTGGAGTCGCAATGGATGCTCAAACACATGATCTTGAGAGTTC ACAACACTAAAGATAAGAGTCTACCGCGGGAAGACCTGAACCACGTAGTGGCTGAGCGACGAAGGAGAGAGAAGTTGAACGAGAAATTCCTAACGTTGAGATCAATGGTTCCATTTTTGACAAAGATGGATAAAGTATCTATCCTTGGAGACACCATCGAGTACGTAAATCATCTTCGAAAGAGGGTCCATGAGCTTGAGACTACTCATCATGAGAAACAACATAAGCGGACACGTACTAGTAAGAGAAAAACATTGGAGGAGGTGGAGGTTTCCATCATAGAGAGTGATGTTTTGTTAGAGATGAGATGTGAGTACCGAGATGGTTTGTTGCTTGACATTCTTCAGGTTCTTCATGACCTTGGTATAGAGACTACTTCGGTTCATACCGCGGTGAACGACGGTGATTTCGAGGCGGAGATAAGGGCAAAAGTAAGAGGGAAGAAAGCAAGCATTGCTGAGGTCAAAAGAGCCATCCACCAAGTCATAATACATAATACTAATCTATAG
- the LOC104721655 gene encoding UDP-galactose transporter 2-like, whose translation MAPVKKADKKATLDAAAWIFNVVTSVGIIIVNKALMATYGFSFATTLTGLHFATTTLMTLVLRCLGYIQPSHLPFSELLKFILFANFSIVGMNVSLMWNSVGFYQIAKLSMIPVSCLLEVVFDKIRYSRDTKLSIGLVLVGVGVCTVTDVSVNTKGFVAAFVAVWSTALQQYYVHYLQRKYSLSSFNLLGHTAPAQAATLLIVGPFLDYWLTDKRVDMYDYNFVSVMFITLSCTIAIGTNLSQFICIGRFTAVSFQVLGHMKTILVLVMGFFFFDRDGLNLHVILGMIIAVLGMIWYGNASSKPGGKERKNYSLPTTRQQKHGAASDSDELQSKV comes from the exons ATGGCTCCAGTGAAAAAAGCTGATAAGAAAGCAACACTAGATGCTGCTGCTTGGATCTTCAATGTTGTTACTTCTGTTGGTATCATCATTGTTAATAAAGCTTTAATGGCTACTTATGGTTTTAGCTTTG CAACAACTTTAACTGGTTTACATTTCGCCACTACGACGTTGATGACACTTGTTTTAAGATGTTTAGGATATATTCAGCCTTCCCATCTTCCATTTTCAGAGCTTCTTAAGTTTATTCTCTTTGCAAATTTTTCCATTGTTGGCATGAATGTTAGTCTTATGTGGAACTCTGTTGGGTTTTATCAG ATTGCAAAGCTCAGTATGATTCCTGTGTCATGCTTGTTGGAAGTAGTATTTGATAAGATTCGTTACTCGAGAGATACAAAACTTAGCATAGGACTTGTtcttgttggtgttggtgtttgCACTGTTACTGATGTTAGTGTTAACACCAAAGGTTTCGTTGCTGCTTTTGTTGCTGTTTGGAGTACTGCTTTGCAACAATAC TATGTACATTATCTACAGCGAAAGTACTCGCTTAGCTCATTCAACCTACTGGGTCATACTGCTCCAGCCCAGGCTGCAACGTTGTTGATAGTCGGTCCATTTCTCGACTATTGGTTGACAGACAAACGAGTTGACATGTACGATTACAACTTTGTCTCTGTG ATGTTTATAACCCTCTCGTGCACAATAGCGATTGGGACAAACCTAAGCCAGTTCATCTGCATCGGGAGATTCACAGCGGTGTCGTTCCAAGTCCTGGGCCATATGAAGACAATCTTGGTGCTGGTAatgggcttcttcttctttgacagaGATGGTCTAAACCTGCATGTCATTCTTGGCATGATTATTGCAGTATTAGGAATGATCTGGTACGGTAATGCCTCGTCCAAACCAGGCGGCAAGGAGAGGAAGAACTATTCTCTTCCAACAACCCGACAACAGAAACATGGTGCAGCTTCGGATTCTGATGAACTCCAAAGTAAAGTTTAG
- the LOC104721644 gene encoding 40S ribosomal protein S18, with product MSLVANEEFQHILRVLNTNVDGKQKIMFALTSIKGIGRRLANIVCKKADVDMNKRAGELSAAEIDTLMNIVANPRQFKIPDWFLNRQKDYKDGKYSQVVSNALDMKLRDDLERLKKIRNHRGLRHYWGLRVRGQHTKTTGRRGKTVGVSKKR from the exons ATG TCTCTGGTTGCAAATGAGGAGTTTCAGCACATTCTTCGTGTGTTGAACACCAATGTTGATGGTAAGCAAAAGATTATGTTTGCCCTTACCTCTATCAAAGGTATTGGGAGGCGATTGGCCAACATTGTCTGCAAGAAGGCTGATGTCGACATGAACAAAAG GGCTGGTGAGTTATCTGCTGCCGAGATTGATACGCTCATGAACATTGTTGCTAACCCACGTCAGTTCAAGATACCAGACTGGTTTTTGAACAGGCAGAAGGATTACAAAGATGGCAAGTATTCCCAAGTCGTCTCCAATGCATTGGACATGAAGCTTAGGGATGATCTTGAACGTCTCAAGAAGATCAG AAACCACCGTGGTCTGAGGCATTACTGGGGTCTCCGTGTTAGAGGACAACACACCAAGACTACTGGTCGCAGAGGAAAGACAGTTGGTGTGTCAAAGAAGCGTTAA
- the LOC104721680 gene encoding glutathione S-transferase T3-like — translation MDSYGSMNPYTNSPGFMDLLHSQGETHSLDSNPYDNVSPSIEVGASQVPIVSSQYAGASSQGEMTQPERRSRITWTPADDVLLISAWLNTSKDPVISNQQKRGTFWSRIAKYYAVSLKAAGRPHRAASHCKQRWGKINDIVCKFVGCYEAATKQKSSGQNEDDVLKLAYEIYFNDHKVKFTLEHAWRELRYDQKWCASSSTKPAGTPKRRKCQDGSAQSSSSMPQDHGADECMTRPPGVKASKGKSKKNVESTVEGEGKAFLEFQVSKVQRMLELKQQDYALKEKDFALKEKHSKHVMLENLLTKKEQLSEAEVALKDKLINDMLSRNSV, via the coding sequence atggATTCATATGGTTCCATGAATCCATATACTAACTCTCCTGGCTTCATGGATCTCCTACATAGTCAAGGAGAAACCCACAGTCTGGACTCCAATCCATACGACAATGTTTCACCAAGTATTGAGGTTGGTGCATCACAAGTCCCTATTGTTAGTAGCCAATACGCTGGTGCTTCAAGTCAAGGTGAAATGACACAACCCGAGCGTAGATCAAGAATTACATGGACCCCAGCAGATGATGTTCTGCTCATCAGTGCATGGCTTAACACAAGCAAGGATCCAGTAATTTCAAATCAGCAAAAGCGTGGAACCTTTTGGTCACGGATTGCAAAGTATTATGCAGTAAGTCTGAAGGCTGCAGGTCGACCACATAGAGCAGCAAGTCATTGTAAGCAGAGGTGGGGGAAGATAAATGATATAGTTTGCAAGTTTGTTGGATGCTATGAGGCTGCCACAAAGCAGAAATCAAGTGGACAAAATGAGGATGATGTTCTGAAGCTGGCATATGAAATCTACTTCAATGACCACAAGGTGAAGTTCACCTTGGAGCATGCTTGGCGAGAGCTTAGGTATGATCAGAAATGGTGTGCTTCTTCATCTACTAAACCCGCTGGAaccccaaaaagaagaaaatgccAAGATGGTTCTGCACAGTCCTCAAGCTCGATGCCACAAGACCATGGAGCCGATGAATGTATGACTCGACCCCCTGGTGTTAAGGCGTCGAAGGGAAAATCCAAAAAGAATGTTGAGTCGACCGTTGAGGGAGAAGGGAAGGCTTTCTTAGAGTTTCAGGTCAGCAAAGTTCAGAGGATGCTTGAGCTAAAGCAACAAGACTATGCTTTGAAAGAGAAGGATTTTGCTTTAAAAGAGAAGCATAGCAAGCATGTCATGCTTGAAAACCTTCTTACAAAAAAGGAACAACTTAGTGAAGCAGAAGTTGCTTTAAAAGACAAGCTTATTAATGACATGTTGTCAAGGAATTCAGTTTGA
- the LOC104750434 gene encoding uncharacterized protein LOC104750434, translated as MASSSHDHIDDTIDECIDNVCDQIYDQAMENILSYNGGHQEATKPKKKRAHVERNREEGHNRLWNDYFCENATYSPRIFRRRFRMNKPLFMRIVDRLSSEMSFFQQRRDATGRFGLSPIQKCTSAIRMMAYGSAADAQDEYIRLAETTAISCLENFVQGIINFFGDEYLRRPTPADLQRLLDIGEMRGFPGMIGSTLNDINVLDRSPVFDDILQGCAPKVNYTVNGHRYKLAYYLTDGIYPKWATFIQSIPLPQTPKASLFATYQEAVRKDVERAFGVLQARFHIVKNPALIHDKEKVGKIMRVCIILHNMIVEDERDGYTQFNVAEFEQTQSNRTSHVDYTLPTARLSNITEMMITRNEVRDKRTNERLHDDLIEHIWQKFDTNQGYNQDYN; from the exons ATGGCATCATCTTCCCATGATCATATAGATGATACCATTGATGAATGCATTGATAATGTATGCGATCAAATTTACGATCAAGCGatggaaaatattttaagttacaATGGTGGTCATCAAGAAGCAACGAAGCCAAAGAAAAAGCGAGCACATGTTGAAAGAAATCGTGAAGAAGGACACAACCgcttgtggaatgattatttttgtgaaaatgcAACATACTCTCCACGAATATTTCGTCGtcgttttagaatgaacaagccCTTGTTCATGCGCATTGTTGATCGACTCTCAAGTGAAATGTCATTCTTTCAACAAAGACGAGATGCTACTGGAAGGTTTGGTCTCTCTCCAATACAGAAGTGTACATCGgcaattcgtatgatggcatatggaAGTGCAGCTGACGCGCAAGATGAATACATTCGCCTTGCTGAAACCACTGCGATTTCATGCTTGGAAAATTTTGTTCAAGGAATCATAAACTTTTTTGGAGATGAGTACCTAAGGAGACCCACACCAGCGGATCTTCAACGACTACTCGATATTGGAGAGATGCGcggatttcccgggatgataggaa gtacattaaacgatatcaatgttcttgatCGCTCACCAGTTTTTGACGATATTTTACAAGGTTGTGCTCCTAAGGTGAATTATACTGTCAACGGGCACCGCTATAAATTGGCCTACTATCTCACCGATGGgatttatccaaaatgggctacttttatccaatctattccCCTTCCACAAACTCCAAAGGCATCCTTATTTGCTACATATCAAGAAGCTGTTCGTAAAGATGTTGAAcgtgcttttggagtcttgcaagctcgattcCATATAGTAAAAAACCCGGCTCTCATCcatgataaagaaaaagttgGAAAGATAATGAGAGTGTGTATCATACTacacaatatgatagtagaagaTGAACGTGATGGGTACACGCAGTTTAATGTTGCAGAATTcgaacaaacacaatcaaaccgAACTTCACATGTGGACTACACACTTCCTACTGCGAGGCTTTCAAACATCACCGAGATGATGATCACGCGAAATGAAGTTCGTGATAAAAGAACAAATGAACGCTTGCATGATGATTTGATTGAACATATATGGCAAAAGTTTGACACAAATCAAGGTTACAATCAGGATTACAACTAA